GATATAAGTAACGATCCCGCCGATTATAAACGCGATCACTTCCGCCTGAACCTGTTCCCAAATTTTATCCCATTCCAAAAGAATCACTTCAACTGTTCCATCTTGCCAATATGTTTAATCCACGAACTTGGTGTGTATATCATGGTTTCTTTAAGAACTGCTCATATTCCTGAAACGCTTCTTTATACAGATCGGATGCCACGGATTCTTCGAGAGCAGAAACAAAGACTTCGAAACCTGACAAGAGAGTAACTACTTCAATCTGATCCTTACTATCTTTAAGAAAGAAAGCTGATCTTTCGAATCGAACCGATTCTATATCCTTCCAAAGCATCCGTTTATTTTTTCGGAAAACTCCGTTTGATAAGATCGCATCTTGTTCTAATACGATTTTATAATTCTTACAGTAGAGTATAAGTAAGGCTCCTACCAAGAATAATAGAAAGGAAACCAAACACAAAATTGGATCGGGAAGACTCAAAACCTGATTCTTATGAAAAGCAAAGTACGTATCTCCGAAAAGAACAACCGGGACTAAGGAGATTAGAAAGAAGCCTGCAAATCGATAAAATACGGGCAGCCTTAAATATCGTTTGGTATTTTTTTGCAGCTCGTCCGTATGCTTAATAAAATATTCGAACGTATACGTGAGAGAAAAAGCAAACACAGATCCAAGTAGTAGGACCAAGATCGCTTCTTTTGTGAACCATTCCGTATTCATAAAATTCCTATGATGTCAAGTGGAAGGCCTGACTATAGTCGCTTTCGCTCCTGAAGCCAGGCTGATCCTCGTTTTATTCATAATGCCAAGTGGAAGGCCTGACTATAAGCCGGATTTTGTACTCTTGCAAGTGATGATCATTTATCTTGGTCTTTTAGTTACCGAAAAGACTCTTTGCTCTCTACCCACGGCCCTGTAGAACCAACGATGGCCGCCTATTCGAGATTGCACCCGGGAGGGTTTACATTGCCCACATTTTCGCAAATATGGCGGTGGGCTCTTACCCCACCATTTCACCCTTACTAGAAATACTAGCGGTATATTTTCTGCTGCACTTTCCATATCTGGTTTCTCACGATTCCAGACTCCGGGAATTACCCGGTCCCGTGGTTCTATGGTGTCCGGACTTTCCTCACAAACTTTCCGAATGAGGGAGAACCCGCTCGATCAGAGAAGAAAGCGCGACCATCCGGCAGACCTTCCAAAACGAGTGTAGAAAAAATCCATGCAAATGCTATTCGTTTTTAGAGTGGTTTCACACAAAGCCGCAAAGAAATAGAAATGTAAGATTTCCCGCGCTCTATTTTGCAACCTTCTCTGCGAACGACTCTCTTATTGAACAATGTCATCCAAGAATATACAAAAGCCCCATCCAGGAAGTTCCGAAAGAGCGAGAAAAGCTCTGCGTTGGTTCGGAAGACTCTACGGATCCTTATTCTATAAAACAGAAGTTTACGGACTAGAAAATGTACCTGAAACCGGAAAAGTCCTAGTCCTGTCCAAGCACCAAAGGAACGACGATATTCCCCTTGGACTTTCTAAAGCATTATATCATAGAAGAATGGATATTTGGGCGATCATGAAAGATTCTCTCGCTTCGCCTATCTATATGGATTATTTTCTAAAATGCGGAGGGATCCCTCTCAATAGAAAAGAACCCAGAAAGAGCAAAAACGACTTACTATTTGCAAAAAAAGTTCTAGGCGAAGGCAATATGCTCGTGATCTTTCCGGAACAAACCACAGTTCCTTACAAAATGGGAAAAGGTCGTCCCGGTGGATTTAGATTTATCGTAGGCAAACCGGAAGAACCACTGGCAGTTCTCTGTCTGGGACTGGAATATAAACCTAGAGGATTCTTGCGTAGGACTAGTCTCATTGTCCGAGCCGGAAAGCTCAGATACCTGACAGCCGATATGGATCCAGAAGACTTCCTACATGATTGCATGCACGAGATCGCAAGCCTGACAAATCTCAAATACCCTTTCGAACAGGCCAAAAAATCAGCAGATCCAGAGTTAGAAGAAATTATTAGCTAGTCGCTTAAGTGACTCGGCTGATCGCCTCTGAAGCTTTACGTATCCGCAAAACTCCTTAATACCTTCCTAACGGGGCGCTAAGAACTCCTTACGCCCCTTCCTATATACAATCCCCTGTTGTTCGGCTATCCTCTGTGCCAAGAGGAGTTCTCTCTGAAATTTTTTCTAATTTTTAGATAAAAAATCGAAGAAGATTTCTAGAAGTTGGCACGGCGCTTGCATTATTATATACAAAGCCCCGGCTGGGAGATAAAAAGATGAACAAATTAATTAAAATTGCCTTAGTTTTAAGCATCTCCACTGCGATTTACGCAGAAACCGATACCAACGCGATTGAAACTTCGCTTACAAACTATACACCGGAATCGGAAATCCAGCTAGCAAATAAGCTAACCGCCTTGGGAAGCTTAAAACAAAAAACCCGGGACTATGAAGGTGCAATCAATTTTTACGACCAGTCCTTAGCGGTCAGATCGAAAATGGGAGATAAAGAAAGCCAAGGATACGCCCTGGTCCTTTACCTAAAATCGATCTCTGAGTTCCGCCTTGGTAAATCCTGCCAAGCCTTAGAGAACATTAAAGAAGTTATCCAAGTATACCAAAAGATTGGTGACCTTGATTCCGCTCTTCACGCGGAAGAAGAAGGTCTGAAAAAATACCAGGAAGCATGTAGCCTGGCTTTCGCTAAACAGCCAAGCTTGACTCTGAATAAGGACTGAGAAACAAAACAGGAAATCATCCCATCTCTAGTTCTAACTTCCCTGGTCCGCCCCTCTCGGGGCGGGCGCTTTTTTTGATTTGACTCTAGTTTTTTCCATCCTAACCTTACAGGAAGTTCCTGGGTTGGGATGAATTTCCCTCCTTTTCCCGTCCAAAAGATTCGTTTCTCGGCTTATTTCAGGACCCCTTGTCGGCTGTCCCGAAACGCTTCAGAAACCAAAGAAAGATAGCGGAGGATTACATGAAAATCGTGTTTAATTGGAAGAATTTAGATCATTCCGGCACTGCGGAAGACTATGCTAGTAAGAAATTGGAAAGGGTCTCCAAATATATTCAGAAATTGGTTTCCATGGAGATTTCCTTCGAGCAAGTCCACGGTTTGATTAGCGCAAACCTGAACCTCGCAGCAGACGGAAGCAAATTCAACGCACAACACGAAGATAAGGACATTTATTCCTGCATAGACGGTCTCGAAGATAAGATCGTGAAGCAGGTCAGCAAGCATCACGATAAAAAAGCCGCTCATTGATGGACGAAGACCGAAAGTACGAAGAAGCCATCAGATATCTATCGGAAGGAGAATTCGAACTCGCAAAGAAGGAATTCGACTCCTTGCTCGAAGCAGATCCCGAAAACCCCGAGTATGCCTCGGGGTTTTATATATCCTCTTTCTGGGATCACAGAATTGAGAGGATTCATTTAACGAAAGAAGGTAGAGAAAGAACAGGGATCCTATTGGAATTCCTGAAAGACTTTGAATCCGTTTACCGTCAAAAATCTTTTCCGAAAGAATTATCCTATCATTCTGCAATCAATTCCATCTTACAAGAAACCACGGATCAGGTTCGGATCGCACTTCGCAAAGAAGGAATACAATCTCTTTCTCCCAGTTTAATTGCGGAACTTGCATATAGACTTCTTCTGGCAGAAGACACAGATCTTGCATCCGAAGTATTAAGAGACTCTTCTGGGCTCGAAAAATTCTCTCCTGAACTCATCTTCTTTCGAGCCGAATGCGCGTATATGAGCGGGAATCAATCTCATGGCCTTCTACTCTATAGAGAGGCATTCCTAAAGGAACCAAGCGCCATCCGATTGGACTGTGTGCGTTCTGAGCCCATCCTCTCCGGGATCCAAACCTTAAGTTCCGAGTTCAAAGAAGAAGCGGAATTAAAAGAGGCATTGCCAGTCCTTCTTCTGGAAAGAGGAGTCTTAAAAGAAATCCGCAAAATGAGCGAAAAGGAATTAGAGGAGATCCGCGCAGAACTATTCCGTTTGCGGGACTCTTTAGGCTTAAGAAAGGGAGGAAGCGAGTTTAAAGTCAAATGCAGAATGATCCAACTTTGCTGTGCTCTCTTAGATTCCAGAGCTTCTATGATCTATGGAGAAGTGGCACAGGAAGCCAAACGGATCCTGGATTCTTTAGATCCAAGCTTATATCACAAACGATTGAAAGTTTAGGCTTTTACATAAAAGCAAAATTAGGCTTCTCTCCCTTCCTTCTTAACAAACGCCAACTTGCCTATCTCTATAAAATAAAAAAGCCCTGCAGTTGCAGGGCTTCTTCTTTCGAGTTTTACTCAAACCGATCTTAAAAGATCTTATTTGTTGGAAGAATCCAAAACCTGACGGATCTCCTGAGCTGTTCTGTAATCTCCTTTTTCCATAAAATACTGCTCCAGTGAGGAGAGTGTTTTCTTTGCTTGGGGGTTTTTGGAGATTTCGGAGAGGTAAGGAGAATTGAGGTCGGCGTCTACTCGAGCGGAGGAAGGAAGATCGATGAACTCCTTATCCGTTCCGAGGGAGAGAGTTCCGGATCTTTCCGCGACACCCGTCTCATTCGATGAGGAGAAGCGTCCTACGGTTACCGCGAGAACGAGGACCGCGAGCGCCGCGCTCAAAGAATATTGGAAGTTGCGATTCCATATAAAATTACGGGAAAGTCTAGACAGAGCTGTTTCTTCTTCTAAGCTTATATCTTTGAGAAGGTTTTGAAGACGGAGATCAAAATCGGAAGAAAGGCGAACGCTTTGCATTTCCTTAGATCTGAATTCGGAGACTGCGCGAATGAGAGAGTTTTCGAGTTTTACATGATCAGGATCTTCTTTTTGGAAGAGGGAACTGATCCCGAATTTTGCGCCTACGCGTGGTTGCTTGCTAACTTGTTTTTCCATACCTTACTTACCTAAAAAAGCCTTCGCCCTTCCCATCTTTCATGATGAGGTGCTTCAGAAATTCCTTAGCCTTGAAGAGCCGGCTCTTAACCGTTCCGATATTCGTTCCGAGGATGTCCGCTATCTGTGAGTAGGACATTTCCTCGAAATACCGGAGCTCGATGACTTCTTTGTATATATCCTCGAGTTCGTTGATTTTGTTGATTAGATAGTTACTCTCGTCGGAAAGTTCTACTTTTTTTTCGAAGCTCATCCGATCATCCGTGACCTGGAACTCAGAATCGTCCATGGAGTTCTCTCTGGCTCTTTTTCTCTTGGCCAGAAGGTCCTTGGATTTATTCACCACGATCCGGTACAGCCAGGTATATACGCCTGATTCTGCTCTAAAATTACGGATGGATCTATAACCTGAAATAAGGGCATCCTGGACGATATCCTCGGCATCATCCCCGTCTTTTACCATGGAGACTGCCTTACGATACAATCTCTCTCTGTACGGCCCTGTAAGCTCTATATAAGCCTTATCATCCCCTTCCTTGATCTGTTTTAGGAGTTGGATCTCTTTATCTCGGACAGTTTGTTTGCGATGTGGGTTGTCAGTTTCTATCATTAGAACCCTTTAACGACATAGGACGGAGTTTTGGCAGTCTTTGCAATAAAAATACCCTTCTGAGGCGCGAGAAGGAAGCGTGGAAACGATCCTCGAAATGGATTTGGATCACCAAAGACAAGCGACTTGGTCAGTTCGCTTAACCTTCGAGAGAGAGATTGATCAGGATCAGGGACTCTGTGAGTTCAAGTTGGTTTCGAAATCGGATTCCATAGAGGAACTTTTTCTTGGTCTCTATATTCTTTGGGACCTTCCATACAACGTCGCCCAAGAATTCCAATCTCTTGCCGGTCTTTCTTTCGATCACAGAACCTTCGATTGCCATGGAACCGGTGAGATCTTCTCCACTCATAAGCACACAGATCCCGGATTCAGAAATATTCCCGAGCTTTCCTTCCAGAGTGATGAGTCCTGAATCCACTTGCACAATATAATCGTCGAAATCCCTAGGATAGAATCTAGGGCTTCTAGGTTTGTGTTCGAACTCACTCATGAATTTAGGGAATCAAAGTTGAATCGAATTCTGCAAGTGTCCAGCTTTTTCCCTTTTTAGAAATCAAAGTAGATGAAAGGGATCTCTCCGTCCGGACTGAGTATGGCGAGCACAAAGACAAGTATCGGATAGAGGGTAAACTCAAGCCAAGCAGGTATTCTGAACTCTTTTCCCTTCTCGAAGATCAACCATCCCAAGTAGTGTCCGACGATCACAGCAAGGATCGCAGGAACTCCCTGCTTCAACATATAAGGTCTAAGCTCGCCTGCTTGGTAGGAATACATTCCATGAATGAATTGAAAGGCCATGTCCAGATTGGCTGCTCGAAAGATAACGCCAAACGTGATACAGACGATGCTGGCATACAAGATACGAGTCGGAGTAAGTAGTTTTTCCCAGAAAGGAGAAGGTTTGAGGTCCGGAAAGAATTGTGCCTTCCATTCCTTTATCATGGATTCCACCATTAAGAATCCACCTTGGATGGAACCCCAAACAAAGAAGGTCCAGTTGGCTCCATGCCAGATCCCGGCCACAAACATAGTAAACCAAACATTGAATCTGTGCCGGAACTTGCCCGCTCGATTCCCGCCTAAGGAGATATAGACGTAGTCTCTCAGCCAAGAAGAAAGAGTGATATGCCACCTTCTCCAATGCTCGGTGACCGATTGAGAGATATAAGGCATTCTGAAGTTTTCAGGAAGTTCGTATCCTAAGAGCAATGCTGCGGAGTAAGCCATATCCGTGTATCCACTAAAATCACAATACACTTGCACCCAAAAGAGAAGCGCGGCAAGCCAAAGAGCCTCCGTGGAATAATTGCCCGGATCCTTAAAGATCAGATCTGAAATGGGAGAAATATTGTCGGAAAGTACGACCTTCTTAAAATACCCCAAGAGAAAATAACGTATCGCCTTTCTAAAAGGAATATCTTCTAACCTCTTTTCCGTTTGCAATTGAGGAAGGAAACTTTTCGCAGTTACGATCGGACCCGCAACCAACTGAGGAAAGAAAGAAACGAAGAGTGCAAATCGAATGAAATTCTTTTCGGAGGGAATAACTCCTCTATATACATCGATCGTATAACTCAAACTCTGGAAGGTATAGAAGGAAACTCCTACCGGCAGAACGATCTTAAGTATAGGAAATAATCCGGGCAGTCCTATGTATTGCAGAAGAGAATTTAGATTATGACTTAGAAAATCATAATATTTGAAGAAGCCTAAAATGAAGACGAGGTTCAATACTAAACTCGTCACTATCATCCACTTTCTGGCACTTTGGTTCTTGGACTCGTGGATCAGATCCGCCAACACAAAGTCTATGATTGTGGAAAGAAGAATGAGTCCGCCAAACTTCCAGTTCCAGCTCATGTAGAAGATATAGCTCATCACGAGCAGGAATATATGAATGACTTTCTTACGAATTTCGTGCTTCGGAAAGAGAAAAGGTAATATATACCAATTGGCTAAAAAGACAAAGGAGAAGAAGAGGAAGAATTCCAGTGTGGGAAAGATCAATTGTATGTTCCCTTCGGTAAGGCTCTTGGTCCTAAGATCGATCTTATTTTTAAATCGACCTTTCGATCCAAAAATCCCGGGACTGGAACTAGGTCAAGGGATTCTCGCGTCTAGATTTTTGCCCTTCGGTCAAGATTTTGGAAGCCTGCAAGAGGACAAAAAGGAATTCTCTTGCAAGTTTTTTTCCTTCTTATATTCATAGTTTCGCATTCGATTCATCGATAAGGAGTTCTGTTCTCAATGGCTAAAAATGTCCTAAAAAAAATCGTCCTCTCCGTGATGCTAGTAGGGATCACTTTCGGTTCCTTGGCAAACTGCTTCGGTAAATTCGCTCTAGTTAGAGTATTCTACAACGCGAACGATGGGATCAACGTAGGCGGCGGACTTCTCGCTAAGATCGTGAAAACTATCCTCTTCTATATTCCTTTCGGTTTCCTAATGGCGATCGGAGGTTTTATCGATCTAATTCTATTCAACCTGATCGAGTTCTGGTCCGGAAGCAATCCAGTTGGATTGAACGAGTACGACCAAGAAGGAAGATTTGCGAAATCCTTCGAGCAAGAGGGAGAAAAACTGACTCTGGTTTATTCTAACTTCGGAGCAAGATTGGATCTGACTGCAGTTTCCAAAGAAGGAAAGTCCGAGACCTTGACTGCGTTCCGCGCTCAGCCAGGAAAATTCTTCGTTGAAAAAGAAGGAAAATTATCCGAAGTCGCTGTGACTTCTCAGACTGTAGGTTCTCAGGTGATCCTGAAATTGACCGAACAAGGTAAATTAAAATCTTCTAAAGTAGTGGAAGCTAAAACACTCGAAGATCTAGAATTGAAAGCTGCGGGAACTCTTTAATTCCCTTCCATTCGCCTCGGAATATACCGGGGCGAATTTTCTACTTTCCTACAAAACGACTTTCTACCTTCAGAACCGCAAATTTACCTAGATTATGCTTCGCGAACCAACCTTTATTCGCTTCGACAGCATACATCACTCTTTCACTCGAATGATATAATGTCTTTGTCTGATTCGGAAGCATCTCGAAAGTATCCGTCATCCTCTTGTCTTTATTGAAGTAGCCTATGCTAAGAGGGATCAGAGTATTCTTCATCCAAAATGTAAGATGATCTTCGCTCGGAAAGATAAAGAGCATTCCTTCATTCTCACCTAGCTTCTTACGAAACATAAGTCCTCTCTGTCTACTTTCCTCCGTGTTCGCAACCTCGACATACAGAGGATGTTCTCCCACATAAATGGTGGTCTTATCCAAATAAAGAGGAGAATTGTATTCTCCCCATCCGGCCCAAGGCAACAGAAAGAATGCAAGAAGAAGAGAGAGTCTCAGGGATTTCATTGCGAACTTTAGAATTTAGGAGGTCTTTTTTCCAAGAAGGCTCCCATTCCTTCCTTGGATTCTGTTCCGGAGAATAAGTTGGAGAATTCTTTCTTCTCTAAGTCTTGTCCTTTCGAGAATTGAGTATCCAATCCTTCTAATACGACTCTCTTAGCGATCTGAACCGCTTTCGGTCCCTTTTTCAAAATGGATTCTGCGATAGATTTAGCGACTCCGAGAAGGTCCTCTCCTTCTTTTACCAATTTGTTCAGTATTCCGATCCGATACGCTTCCTCTGCAGAGATCATATCTCCGGTGAAGATAAGTTCAACTGCTCTTCCGTATCCTACAAGGCGGGAAAGTCTTTGAGTTCCACCGAATCCTGGGATCAGTCCGAGAGATACTTCAGGTAATCCTAATTTAGCTTTTTCTGATCCAACTCTGATATCGCAGGCAAGAGAAAGTTCCAATCCTCCTCCTAATGCAAATCCGTTCACTGCAGCAATGGACACTAAACGGCTTTTTTGAATGGTGTCGAAAGCGCCTTGGCCTAAAGAAGCAAACTTCTCCGCTCCGGAAGCGTCCAGTTCCTTCATCTTAGCTATATCCGCTCCGGCCACGAATGCTTTTCCTTGTCCGGTGACGATGACTACTCGAATTGCTTCTTCCTTTTCCAGAGATTCGAAGGAAGATTTCAATTCCTTCAACACTTCTTCGTTGAGTGCGTTTAATGCGGAAGGTCTGTTGATTTCCAGAATGGCGATTGCGCCTTCTTTCTTAATTTGTATTAATGATTCGCTCATTTCTTTTTCTTACTCCATCTCTATGATTAGGAAGAGAGTGTCGTCCTCGAACTCTGCGTCTCCGAAGAAGCCGAAAAGTTCTGCTTGGACAACATCCTTAAATTGTCTTAGGTCCGTAAGACTGCTATTTCTGTTCAGGATTTCCAAAAGGCCTTCGCTTCCAAGCTGTTTTCCTTGCGGATTTCGATTCTCGATCAGTCCGTCGGTATATAAGAAAAGTCTTTCTCCAGAAAGGATAGGCAGGGAAACAAGTTCCGCTATCGGTCTCTTGATGCCGAAGCCCAATATACTTCCGGTAGTTTCAATTTCTCTAAACTCGCTTCCACTTTGGGAATGCATTAAATATGGATGGCCACCGTTTGCAAAATGGATCTCCTTAGAAATAAAATCGAAGAAGATATACACTGCAGAAGCATGATGTGATTTGAATTGCCGAAGAAGAGTCTCATCCAAATATTCCAGAAGTCTGACAGGATGCAGTTTCAATCGATA
This genomic window from Leptospira semungkisensis contains:
- a CDS encoding lysophospholipid acyltransferase family protein, whose protein sequence is MSSKNIQKPHPGSSERARKALRWFGRLYGSLFYKTEVYGLENVPETGKVLVLSKHQRNDDIPLGLSKALYHRRMDIWAIMKDSLASPIYMDYFLKCGGIPLNRKEPRKSKNDLLFAKKVLGEGNMLVIFPEQTTVPYKMGKGRPGGFRFIVGKPEEPLAVLCLGLEYKPRGFLRRTSLIVRAGKLRYLTADMDPEDFLHDCMHEIASLTNLKYPFEQAKKSADPELEEIIS
- a CDS encoding tetratricopeptide repeat protein; amino-acid sequence: MNKLIKIALVLSISTAIYAETDTNAIETSLTNYTPESEIQLANKLTALGSLKQKTRDYEGAINFYDQSLAVRSKMGDKESQGYALVLYLKSISEFRLGKSCQALENIKEVIQVYQKIGDLDSALHAEEEGLKKYQEACSLAFAKQPSLTLNKD
- the hpf gene encoding ribosome hibernation-promoting factor, HPF/YfiA family, whose protein sequence is MKIVFNWKNLDHSGTAEDYASKKLERVSKYIQKLVSMEISFEQVHGLISANLNLAADGSKFNAQHEDKDIYSCIDGLEDKIVKQVSKHHDKKAAH
- a CDS encoding LIMLP_12425 family protein; amino-acid sequence: MEKQVSKQPRVGAKFGISSLFQKEDPDHVKLENSLIRAVSEFRSKEMQSVRLSSDFDLRLQNLLKDISLEEETALSRLSRNFIWNRNFQYSLSAALAVLVLAVTVGRFSSSNETGVAERSGTLSLGTDKEFIDLPSSARVDADLNSPYLSEISKNPQAKKTLSSLEQYFMEKGDYRTAQEIRQVLDSSNK
- a CDS encoding RNA polymerase sigma factor, whose protein sequence is MIETDNPHRKQTVRDKEIQLLKQIKEGDDKAYIELTGPYRERLYRKAVSMVKDGDDAEDIVQDALISGYRSIRNFRAESGVYTWLYRIVVNKSKDLLAKRKRARENSMDDSEFQVTDDRMSFEKKVELSDESNYLINKINELEDIYKEVIELRYFEEMSYSQIADILGTNIGTVKSRLFKAKEFLKHLIMKDGKGEGFFR
- a CDS encoding PilZ domain-containing protein; protein product: MSEFEHKPRSPRFYPRDFDDYIVQVDSGLITLEGKLGNISESGICVLMSGEDLTGSMAIEGSVIERKTGKRLEFLGDVVWKVPKNIETKKKFLYGIRFRNQLELTESLILINLSLEG
- a CDS encoding MBOAT family O-acyltransferase; the protein is MIFPTLEFFLFFSFVFLANWYILPFLFPKHEIRKKVIHIFLLVMSYIFYMSWNWKFGGLILLSTIIDFVLADLIHESKNQSARKWMIVTSLVLNLVFILGFFKYYDFLSHNLNSLLQYIGLPGLFPILKIVLPVGVSFYTFQSLSYTIDVYRGVIPSEKNFIRFALFVSFFPQLVAGPIVTAKSFLPQLQTEKRLEDIPFRKAIRYFLLGYFKKVVLSDNISPISDLIFKDPGNYSTEALWLAALLFWVQVYCDFSGYTDMAYSAALLLGYELPENFRMPYISQSVTEHWRRWHITLSSWLRDYVYISLGGNRAGKFRHRFNVWFTMFVAGIWHGANWTFFVWGSIQGGFLMVESMIKEWKAQFFPDLKPSPFWEKLLTPTRILYASIVCITFGVIFRAANLDMAFQFIHGMYSYQAGELRPYMLKQGVPAILAVIVGHYLGWLIFEKGKEFRIPAWLEFTLYPILVFVLAILSPDGEIPFIYFDF
- a CDS encoding DUF3332 family protein — its product is MAKNVLKKIVLSVMLVGITFGSLANCFGKFALVRVFYNANDGINVGGGLLAKIVKTILFYIPFGFLMAIGGFIDLILFNLIEFWSGSNPVGLNEYDQEGRFAKSFEQEGEKLTLVYSNFGARLDLTAVSKEGKSETLTAFRAQPGKFFVEKEGKLSEVAVTSQTVGSQVILKLTEQGKLKSSKVVEAKTLEDLELKAAGTL
- a CDS encoding DUF192 domain-containing protein — encoded protein: MKSLRLSLLLAFFLLPWAGWGEYNSPLYLDKTTIYVGEHPLYVEVANTEESRQRGLMFRKKLGENEGMLFIFPSEDHLTFWMKNTLIPLSIGYFNKDKRMTDTFEMLPNQTKTLYHSSERVMYAVEANKGWFAKHNLGKFAVLKVESRFVGK
- a CDS encoding enoyl-CoA hydratase/isomerase family protein; this encodes MSESLIQIKKEGAIAILEINRPSALNALNEEVLKELKSSFESLEKEEAIRVVIVTGQGKAFVAGADIAKMKELDASGAEKFASLGQGAFDTIQKSRLVSIAAVNGFALGGGLELSLACDIRVGSEKAKLGLPEVSLGLIPGFGGTQRLSRLVGYGRAVELIFTGDMISAEEAYRIGILNKLVKEGEDLLGVAKSIAESILKKGPKAVQIAKRVVLEGLDTQFSKGQDLEKKEFSNLFSGTESKEGMGAFLEKRPPKF